One window of Quercus robur chromosome 12, dhQueRobu3.1, whole genome shotgun sequence genomic DNA carries:
- the LOC126707969 gene encoding uncharacterized protein LOC126707969 isoform X2: protein MSLCSSLSLSLSSPKSFSFLSKTKPLSFNGVSGSPVTYRFRASADVPDFLSADWLESRKKRPFGPRLNFSAEEAVQHQLDALKYNDQPRQDYGIEVMYRFAGFDPFQRSTYFGPFFDLGQFERFRRIFHHSTYRVLLGHKDRKILSSLFVKENRFKQRVWIRGSRPGEEEIFQITMAQRVGGLWDGYWLTESLLHDGDAFAGGLAY from the exons atgTCGTTGTGttcatctttatctttatctttatcgTCTCCcaaatctttctctttcttatcGAAAACCAAACCCTTGAGCTTCAATGGTGTCTCAGGCTCACCTGTTACATATCGCTTCAGAGCCTCCGCTGATGTTCCCGATTTTCTCTCTGCCGATTG GCTTGAATCTCGCAAGAAGAGACCATTTGGCCCGAGATTAAAT TTTAGTGCAGAAGAAGCTGTCCAGCACCAGCTTGATGCATTGAAGTACAATGACCAGCCCCGTCAAGATTATGGAATTGAGGTTATGTACAGG TTTGCTGGATTTGATCCTTTTCAAAGGTCCACCTATTTTGGGCCCTTCTTTGATTTGGGACAG TTTGAACGGTTTAGGCGGATTTTTCACCATTCAACATATCGAGTTTTACTTGGTCATAAGGATAGAAAGATTCTTAGCAGCTTGTTTGTGAAGGAG AACCGATTCAAGCAGAGGGTTTGGATACGAGGAAGTCGCCCAGGGGAAGAAGAAATATTCCAGATTACCATGGCTCAG AGAGTTGGTGGTTTGTGGGATGGTTATTGGCTAACAGAAAGTCTACTTCACGACGGAGATGCTTTTGCTGGTGGTTTGGCTTACTGA
- the LOC126707969 gene encoding uncharacterized protein LOC126707969 isoform X1: MSLCSSLSLSLSSPKSFSFLSKTKPLSFNGVSGSPVTYRFRASADVPDFLSADWLESRKKRPFGPRLNFSAEEAVQHQLDALKYNDQPRQDYGIEVMYRFAGFDPFQRSTYFGPFFDLGQFERFRRIFHHSTYRVLLGHKDRKILSSLFVKENRFKQRVWIRGSRPGEEEIFQITMAQAESWWFVGWLLANRKSTSRRRCFCWWFGLLNMQCSHHILDPCK, from the exons atgTCGTTGTGttcatctttatctttatctttatcgTCTCCcaaatctttctctttcttatcGAAAACCAAACCCTTGAGCTTCAATGGTGTCTCAGGCTCACCTGTTACATATCGCTTCAGAGCCTCCGCTGATGTTCCCGATTTTCTCTCTGCCGATTG GCTTGAATCTCGCAAGAAGAGACCATTTGGCCCGAGATTAAAT TTTAGTGCAGAAGAAGCTGTCCAGCACCAGCTTGATGCATTGAAGTACAATGACCAGCCCCGTCAAGATTATGGAATTGAGGTTATGTACAGG TTTGCTGGATTTGATCCTTTTCAAAGGTCCACCTATTTTGGGCCCTTCTTTGATTTGGGACAG TTTGAACGGTTTAGGCGGATTTTTCACCATTCAACATATCGAGTTTTACTTGGTCATAAGGATAGAAAGATTCTTAGCAGCTTGTTTGTGAAGGAG AACCGATTCAAGCAGAGGGTTTGGATACGAGGAAGTCGCCCAGGGGAAGAAGAAATATTCCAGATTACCATGGCTCAG GCAGAGAGTTGGTGGTTTGTGGGATGGTTATTGGCTAACAGAAAGTCTACTTCACGACGGAGATGCTTTTGCTGGTGGTTTGGCTTACTGAACATGCAATGCAGCCATCATATTTTGGACCCCTGCAAATGA
- the LOC126707969 gene encoding uncharacterized protein LOC126707969 isoform X3, translating to MSLCSSLSLSLSSPKSFSFLSKTKPLSFNGVSGSPVTYRFRASADVPDFLSADWLESRKKRPFGPRLNFSAEEAVQHQLDALKYNDQPRQDYGIEVMYRFAGFDPFQRSTYFGPFFDLGQFERFRRIFHHSTYRVLLGHKDRKILSSLFVKENRFKQRVWIRGSRPGEEEIFQITMAQWVMPRRVVELLERGLWKTLCC from the exons atgTCGTTGTGttcatctttatctttatctttatcgTCTCCcaaatctttctctttcttatcGAAAACCAAACCCTTGAGCTTCAATGGTGTCTCAGGCTCACCTGTTACATATCGCTTCAGAGCCTCCGCTGATGTTCCCGATTTTCTCTCTGCCGATTG GCTTGAATCTCGCAAGAAGAGACCATTTGGCCCGAGATTAAAT TTTAGTGCAGAAGAAGCTGTCCAGCACCAGCTTGATGCATTGAAGTACAATGACCAGCCCCGTCAAGATTATGGAATTGAGGTTATGTACAGG TTTGCTGGATTTGATCCTTTTCAAAGGTCCACCTATTTTGGGCCCTTCTTTGATTTGGGACAG TTTGAACGGTTTAGGCGGATTTTTCACCATTCAACATATCGAGTTTTACTTGGTCATAAGGATAGAAAGATTCTTAGCAGCTTGTTTGTGAAGGAG AACCGATTCAAGCAGAGGGTTTGGATACGAGGAAGTCGCCCAGGGGAAGAAGAAATATTCCAGATTACCATGGCTCAG TGGGTCATGCCGAGGAGGGTGGTGGAGTTGTTGGAAAGGGGGCTTTGGAAGACATTATGTTGCTGA
- the LOC126707970 gene encoding uncharacterized protein LOC126707970 yields MGGGREVPISLEGLRDKNLMQLKKLNTALFPVRYNDKYYADALASGDFTKLAYYGDICVGSIACRLEKKEAGAVRVYIMTLGVLAPYRGLGIGTRLLNHVLELCSKQNISETYLHVQTNNEDAINFYKKFGFEITDTIKNYYTNITPPDCYVVTKYITQSKK; encoded by the exons atgggaGGTGGGCGAGAGGTGCCAATATCGCTGGAAGGTTTGAGGGACAAAAACTTGATGCAGCTGAAGAAACTCAACACAGCCCTCTTCCCTGTCCGCTACAACGACAAGTACTACGCCGATGCCCTCGCTTCCGGTGACTTTACCAAGCTCG CATACTATGGTGATATCTGTGTTGGTTCAATTGCATGCCGGCTTGAGAAGAAGGAAGCTGGAGCTGTCCGTGTTTATATCATGACATTGGGTGTCTTAGCACCATATCGTGGGCTAGGCATTG GTACAAGGCTGTTGAACCATGTTCTTGAGCTCTGCTCCAAGCAAAACATTTCTGAGACTTACTTGCATGTGCAGACAAACAACGAAGATGCTATAAATTTTTACAAGAAATTTGGGTTCGAAATCACAGACACCATCAAGAACTACTACACCAACATTACTCCACCAGACTGCTATGTTGTTACAAAGTATATTACTCAATCAAAGAAATAG
- the LOC126707969 gene encoding uncharacterized protein LOC126707969 isoform X4 — MSLCSSLSLSLSSPKSFSFLSKTKPLSFNGVSGSPVTYRFRASADVPDFLSADWLESRKKRPFGPRLNFSAEEAVQHQLDALKYNDQPRQDYGIEVMYRFAGFDPFQRSTYFGPFFDLGQFERFRRIFHHSTYRVLLGHKDRKILSSLFVKENRFKQRVWIRGSRPGEEEIFQITMAQVELYFCGF, encoded by the exons atgTCGTTGTGttcatctttatctttatctttatcgTCTCCcaaatctttctctttcttatcGAAAACCAAACCCTTGAGCTTCAATGGTGTCTCAGGCTCACCTGTTACATATCGCTTCAGAGCCTCCGCTGATGTTCCCGATTTTCTCTCTGCCGATTG GCTTGAATCTCGCAAGAAGAGACCATTTGGCCCGAGATTAAAT TTTAGTGCAGAAGAAGCTGTCCAGCACCAGCTTGATGCATTGAAGTACAATGACCAGCCCCGTCAAGATTATGGAATTGAGGTTATGTACAGG TTTGCTGGATTTGATCCTTTTCAAAGGTCCACCTATTTTGGGCCCTTCTTTGATTTGGGACAG TTTGAACGGTTTAGGCGGATTTTTCACCATTCAACATATCGAGTTTTACTTGGTCATAAGGATAGAAAGATTCTTAGCAGCTTGTTTGTGAAGGAG AACCGATTCAAGCAGAGGGTTTGGATACGAGGAAGTCGCCCAGGGGAAGAAGAAATATTCCAGATTACCATGGCTCAG GTAGAACTGTATTTTTGTGGTTTTTAA